In a single window of the Pleurodeles waltl isolate 20211129_DDA chromosome 4_2, aPleWal1.hap1.20221129, whole genome shotgun sequence genome:
- the LOC138294098 gene encoding cell division cycle-associated protein 7-like isoform X1 yields MGPVVQAKCLEPDFRSMNLSESSAEDHVTAPKQESRNNSRYSLRVVFKVPKKSEHCSSDEDEKPRSIALPQSNSVIPSIETKAPESSDSEEENNINFLEKREKNIQANKAMLSKLMADLEKLPGHLIPKDGELQSSGKKPKRPPRASLVNQEVRKNPERASRRQTRSMGGVEPSSPEKDRRQQLVKSLEYDLLKEQEEAPKKRRSFRTNALTIPHIVRPVSEITQEELDNIASSVRDKIYHSVHGSTCHQCRQKTTDTKTNCRNQECPGIRGQFCAPCLRNRYGEEVREALLNPDWQCPPCRGICNCSFCRQRDGRCATGILFPLARYHGFKDVHSYLKSLRDKVDSDESE; encoded by the exons ATGGGGCCAGTCGTGCAAGCGAAG tGTTTAGAGCCTGACTTTAGGAGCATGAATCTCTCTGAATCCAGTGCCGAAGACCATGTGACTGCaccaaagcaggagtccagaaacAACTCAAGATATTCACTCCGGGTTGTTTTCAAGGTGCCAAAGAAGTCTGAGCACTGTAGCAGCGATGAAGATGAGAAACCCAGATCAATTGCACTTCCTCAGTCAAACTCTGTCATCCCTTCTATAGAAACAAAGGCACCTGAAAGCTCTGATTCGGAGGAAGAAAACAACATTAACTTCCTTGAAAAGAGGGAGAAGAATATCCAAGCCAACAAAGCAATG CTATCTAAACTCATGGCGGATTTAGAAAAACTACCGGGGCACCTGATTCCCAAGGATGGGGAGCTGCAAAGTAGTGGTAAG AAACCTAAGCGACCACCAAGAGCCTCATTGGTCAATCAAGAAGTGCGAAAGAACCCAGAGCGTGCCAGCAGGCGCCAGACCCGATCAATGGGTGGAGTTGAGCCATCCTCTCCTGAAAAGGACAGGAGACAGCAACTTGTCAAAAGTCTGGAGTATGACCTATTGAAAGAG CAGGAAGAAGCACCAAAGAAGAGAAGGTCTTTTAGAACTAATGCTCTAACTATACCACACATAGTGAGGCCAGTGTCGGAAATTACACAAGAAGAGCTAGATAATATTGCGTCTTCAGTGCGGGACAAAATCTACCACAGCGTTCAT GGGTCCACCTGCCATCAATGCAGACAGAAGACCACTGACACCAAAACCAATTGTAGGAACCAAGAATGTCCGGGAATACGGGGTCAGTTCTGCGCTCCTTGCCTGCGTAACCGGTATGGTGAAGAGGTGCGGGAGGCTCTCCTCAATCCA GATTGGCAGTGCCCGCCCTGTCGTGGAATATGTAACTGCAGCTTTTGCCGCCAGCGTGATGGCCGCTGTGCCACAGGCATACTTTTCCCTCTGGCACGGTACCACGGCTTCAAGGATGTTCACTCTTACCTGAAGAG CTTGCGGGATAAAGTAGATTCTGATGAAAGCGAATAA
- the LOC138294098 gene encoding cell division cycle-associated protein 7-like isoform X2: protein MGPVVQAKCLEPDFRSMNLSESSAEDHVTAPKQESRNNSRYSLRVVFKVPKKSEHCSSDEDEKPRSIALPQSNSVIPSIETKAPESSDSEEENNINFLEKREKNIQANKAMLSKLMADLEKLPGHLIPKDGELQSSGKKPKRPPRASLVNQEVRKNPERASRRQTRSMGGVEPSSPEKDRRQQLVKSLEYDLLKEEEAPKKRRSFRTNALTIPHIVRPVSEITQEELDNIASSVRDKIYHSVHGSTCHQCRQKTTDTKTNCRNQECPGIRGQFCAPCLRNRYGEEVREALLNPDWQCPPCRGICNCSFCRQRDGRCATGILFPLARYHGFKDVHSYLKSLRDKVDSDESE from the exons ATGGGGCCAGTCGTGCAAGCGAAG tGTTTAGAGCCTGACTTTAGGAGCATGAATCTCTCTGAATCCAGTGCCGAAGACCATGTGACTGCaccaaagcaggagtccagaaacAACTCAAGATATTCACTCCGGGTTGTTTTCAAGGTGCCAAAGAAGTCTGAGCACTGTAGCAGCGATGAAGATGAGAAACCCAGATCAATTGCACTTCCTCAGTCAAACTCTGTCATCCCTTCTATAGAAACAAAGGCACCTGAAAGCTCTGATTCGGAGGAAGAAAACAACATTAACTTCCTTGAAAAGAGGGAGAAGAATATCCAAGCCAACAAAGCAATG CTATCTAAACTCATGGCGGATTTAGAAAAACTACCGGGGCACCTGATTCCCAAGGATGGGGAGCTGCAAAGTAGTGGTAAG AAACCTAAGCGACCACCAAGAGCCTCATTGGTCAATCAAGAAGTGCGAAAGAACCCAGAGCGTGCCAGCAGGCGCCAGACCCGATCAATGGGTGGAGTTGAGCCATCCTCTCCTGAAAAGGACAGGAGACAGCAACTTGTCAAAAGTCTGGAGTATGACCTATTGAAAGAG GAAGAAGCACCAAAGAAGAGAAGGTCTTTTAGAACTAATGCTCTAACTATACCACACATAGTGAGGCCAGTGTCGGAAATTACACAAGAAGAGCTAGATAATATTGCGTCTTCAGTGCGGGACAAAATCTACCACAGCGTTCAT GGGTCCACCTGCCATCAATGCAGACAGAAGACCACTGACACCAAAACCAATTGTAGGAACCAAGAATGTCCGGGAATACGGGGTCAGTTCTGCGCTCCTTGCCTGCGTAACCGGTATGGTGAAGAGGTGCGGGAGGCTCTCCTCAATCCA GATTGGCAGTGCCCGCCCTGTCGTGGAATATGTAACTGCAGCTTTTGCCGCCAGCGTGATGGCCGCTGTGCCACAGGCATACTTTTCCCTCTGGCACGGTACCACGGCTTCAAGGATGTTCACTCTTACCTGAAGAG CTTGCGGGATAAAGTAGATTCTGATGAAAGCGAATAA